The Carnobacterium divergens nucleotide sequence AGCAGTCCAGCAAGATTTAGGGATTTCGTTGAGTATTTTAAATGTAGGCATTAGTATGACTGCTTTATTTTCTGGTATTTTTATTGCGGTGACAGGTGGATTAGCCGATAAAATAGGTCGTGTGAAAATGACGTATTTAGGGTTTATTTTAAGTATAGTAGGTTCACTTTTATTGATTATATGTCAAGGAACATTTTTGTTGATTGTTGCGCGAATTATTCAAGGATTATCTGCAGCGTGTATTATGCCGGCAACGTTAGCCTTAATGAAAACCTATTTTGAAGGTGCTGATCGTCAGCGAGCATTAAGTTACTGGTCGATTGGCTCGTGGGGAGGCTCTGGAATTTGTTCATTTGCTGGTGGTGGGATTGCAACTTATCTAGGTTGGCGATGGATTTTTGTTTTTTCAATCGTGATAGCATTGATTGGGATGATTCTAATTAAAGGAACTCCCGAGAGTAAGGTTGCGCGTTCGGAGACAGAGACATCATTTGATTATGGGGGACTCGTGACCTTTATTGTTTCGATGGTGGCCTTGAATCTAGTGATTACCCGTGGTGGACAATTTGGTTGGACAAGTTTGACTACCTTGATTTTAGCAGGCGTCTTTTTACTATTTGTCAGTCTTTTTTTCTATATTGAAAATCGCAAAGCAAATGGCTTTATCGATTTTTCACTTTTTAAAGAAAAGAAATACCTAGGTGCAACGTTGTCTAATTTCCTTTTAAATGCGGTAGCAGGAACGTTAGCTGTTGGGAGTATGTATGTACAAGAAGGCCGAGGATTAACCTCCTTTCAAGCAGGGTTATTGTCGCTAGGCTACCTAGCTTGTGTGCTGATAACCATTCGAATTGGTGAAAAATTGTTACAAAAAATGGGAGCAAAAAAACCAATGGTTATCGGTTCTATTTTAGCCGCAGTAGGAGTGATTATGATGAGTCTTACATTTGTTGAAGGAATGACTTTTCATGTAGTTTATTTTCTAGGATTTGCCTTATTGGGAACAGGGCTAGGAGTCTACGCTACTCCATCAACAGACACAGCCATTTCAAGTGCACCGTTAGATAAAGTTGGTATGGCTTCAGGTGTCTATAAAATGGCAAGCTCGTTAGGCGGTTCGTTTGGTGTGGCTATTTCAGTTGCAGTCTATGCAATTGTTAAAAACACTTCAGGAATTGAAACGGCTGGGATGGTAGGATTGCTAACGAATGTCTTCTTTTGTTTAGTGTCTTTAGTAGCCATTGTAGTCGTTGTACCAAACCATGAATAAAGCTAAATTAAAAAATTGAAAAGAGGAATTAATCGTGTTTAGAGAAAAATTAATGAATTTATTAGATGAACGAAAAGAAGAAATGGTTGAGATTCGTAGACATTTCCATGAAAATCCAGAATTGTCTTTTAAAGAAGAGAAAACAGCTCAATACATCATTGACTTTTATCAAGGCAAAGAAGTCAAAATTCAAACAGAAGTTGGTGGAGTTCATGGTATTATTGTCACAATTGAAGGGGGCCAACCTGGCAAAACAATTGGATTAAGAGCAGATTTTGATGCACTGCCAATTCAAGAAGAAACAGGGCTACCATTCGCTTCAAAAAA carries:
- a CDS encoding MFS transporter; the protein is MEATSYKGTNKLIVGIVFGVITYWLFAQSMVNVVPAVQQDLGISLSILNVGISMTALFSGIFIAVTGGLADKIGRVKMTYLGFILSIVGSLLLIICQGTFLLIVARIIQGLSAACIMPATLALMKTYFEGADRQRALSYWSIGSWGGSGICSFAGGGIATYLGWRWIFVFSIVIALIGMILIKGTPESKVARSETETSFDYGGLVTFIVSMVALNLVITRGGQFGWTSLTTLILAGVFLLFVSLFFYIENRKANGFIDFSLFKEKKYLGATLSNFLLNAVAGTLAVGSMYVQEGRGLTSFQAGLLSLGYLACVLITIRIGEKLLQKMGAKKPMVIGSILAAVGVIMMSLTFVEGMTFHVVYFLGFALLGTGLGVYATPSTDTAISSAPLDKVGMASGVYKMASSLGGSFGVAISVAVYAIVKNTSGIETAGMVGLLTNVFFCLVSLVAIVVVVPNHE